The genomic region GTTACGGACTGCTCATTCGCTTTTGGTTGCTCTCCACCCTTTCTGTTGAAAACGCAGTTACCATCAGCTACGGGGCGGTAACGAATTCCCCGATCAGGACTTTCACCTGACAATTCAATCGCCTTTGCAGGCGCACTAGCTCGGTGGTCCTCCACCGAGACGAGCATGAACTCACGGCGGGGACCGACGTGCTACAGGTTTTTAACTCATTCACGAGTCCAGAGTGTGAATTCCGACTCGTTTAGGCGAGCGTTGGACGGATTGCGGTCGATGTAGCCTTGCAGATATTCGAACTGTTCGGGACTGCGAACGATGTGGTCAAACGGTTCGCTTTGCCACAAACTCCCTCGACGCCCCAATTGGCGATTGATCTCTCGCGCCGAAAACCTCAGTACCTCTCGTAGTTGGTTTCGAAGCAAGAAACCATCTTGCATCTGAAGCAAAACATGCACGTGATTGGGCATGATCACGAACCGCTCGAGGTCATAACGCTCACCATCGAAAAACCGCAGTGACTTCGCAACGACATCGCGTGCCGTCATGTCGCGTAAACAGCAATCTCCATGACAGTCGTCCAGGTGACCATGCCATCGACGATTCTTGTGAAACCTCAACTCTCGCTTGATAGATGGATCAACCGCTGGTGATTGCAACACCTGATCAACGGACCAATCATCCAGCCCATTCTGCTGAAGCCAATTTTCGATCTCTGCGTGCCAACGTTGAACCACCTGCTTCGGCATCGAATCGGCAAGACGAAATGTAACGAAGGTCAGAACCCCATTCATATCGAGATGCGGGAGATTGCGACGAGACTCCAAGACATCACACTTTGTGTCGTAGTAAGCCCATTCGACCGGCGAATTTTTCTTGCCACTCATCCTCAGTCCAATTTCTCGCTGAGTCTTCCAAACGGCGGTATTCTCTCACAGGATCCCTCTGGACCAGCATTGAATATTGAACCCCACATTCCCAACCTGTAGCTCGGTGGTCCCCTGCCGAGACGAGCGCAAACTCACGGCGGGGACCGCCGTGCTACAGTTTTTTTTGATCGCTGTCGCATTCTGTGAAACTGAAGCGTCGTGATTCCTTGGCGGAGTTGACTTGACATCGTTTGTCGCGGATTCGTAGTGTCGGCTCGATAGATGATCCCAAGGTTCTTTCCGATTTGGTTGGACGGCATTCCCGCGTGTATTTTCGTTCCCACGAACGAATGACTCTCTCGGCACCAATGCGGTGTTGGTGGGCTGCTTGCGCACTGGCGTTTGTGACGCTTGGATCAGGATGCTCGCTGTTTCAAAACGGTGTCTGGTCGGACGGGACTCTGGACGAGTCGCACTCAGGTACCAAGCACACTCAGGTTTCCAAGCTCACTCACAAGAGCCGCAAGACGATTTCGTTGCAAGCTGACTTCCGTCATGTCAGCACGCAAGACCTCGACGAATCGCTCTGGCAGCACATCGACGAAACGGCTTTCCCACCCAAGGTCCGCGAAGCCTGGCTGGCCAACGGGTTTCGCATCGGTTTGATCGCGACTCCCGATGCGTTGCCTGACACGGCGGAAGAAAACATGGCCGCGGGCGGCGACCCCATCGATCGATTGCTATCCACCGCCGGAATCCTGGGCCGAAGCCCCTCCGGAGTCGACACGATTCCTTTGCGGCCTTCGCAGCGGCACGAGCTTCCAGTTTCTCACGTGCTCGATGGTGCCCATGTGGTGCTGGCACAAGAGAATGGAAAACTCACGGGTCGCTCGTTGGATTCGCCTCAGATGTCACTCTCGTTGACGCCAACCTTGGGACCGGGGCCCGGACAAGTCACGTTGGACATCCGTCCCGAAATTCAACACGGTTCGGTTCAACAACGTTTCATCAGCAGCGAAGCCGCCACACGATTGGCAACCGGACGCTCGACATGGGAGTTGCCCGAGATGAATCTGTCTTGGGCGGCCAATCCTCACCTGACTTTGCTGATCGCTCCGGTGCATCAACCGGACGAAACCGAACCCACGTTCGGATTGGCTCGGCAAATGCTTCGCGATTCCGATCACATGCAAGACGATCAGCACGTGATGCTGTTGCTGCGGGTCAACGATCTGCCATCGTCCTGATCGCGACGAGTCACCGGTCGATTTCGTTTCGGTGACGCTGGCTGGGGACGAACACCCTCCCCTTCTCATATGGGTCTTCTCATTTGGGATCTTTCGTGATCCGCCGATGCCCCCGCGAAGGATCGGCGGCATTTGTTAAACTCGTGTTTTTGGTGGCCTCCGACTGCAACTGCCGGTGAAACTTCGTTTTTGAAAGACGCTCGCTTTGGCTGACATTCCCTCCCCCGATCCCGCTCCGATCGTCAACGCCCCGCCGGTTTCTCCGCCGGGGGAATCGCTGTCGATGGACGAAGTGACCGTGCGGCAATCAACTCCGTTGGACGCCCTCGCCATCCACGCTTTGATGCGTCCGTTTGTTTCGCAGCACCTGCTGCTCTCTCGCACCGAAGCCGAGATCATCGAACTGACTCGCCACGGTTATGTCGCCATGGTCGAGCCACGCTGCATTGGTTTTGCCGCGATCGAGGTCTACAGCCCGAAGCTGGCCGAACTGCAATGTTTGGCCGTGCACCCCGAGGCTCAACGTTTGGGCTTGGGTCGCAAGCTGGTCGGTCACTGCATCGAACGAGCCCGCACGCTCGGGGTGATGGAAATTCTCGCGATCAGCTCCTCCGAAGACTTCCTCAAATCATGTGGCTTCGACTATTCGTTGCCCGACCAGAAGAAAGCCTTGTTCTGCCAACTCCGCCCTCGCAACTTCGATGACAACTGAAATGCAACCGCTCGAATTTTTCAAGCAATCAATCCTGACTCCCAGTCCTTCGGGCTACGAAGAGCCAATCCAAAAACTGATCGGCCAGTACCTGAAACCGCACAGCGAAGAAGTCTCCATCGACGTGCACGGCAACTTGACCGCGCGAGTTGGCACAGCGGGTGGCCCCAAGTTGATGCTGGCCGGCCACTGCGACCAAATCGGAATGCTGATCTCGCACATCGACGACCAAGGTTTCTTGTACGCCCAAACCATCGGCGGCTGGGACCCACAGCAACTGATCGGCCAATCCATGACAGTGTGGACCGACGACGGGCCAGTCTCAGCGGTCATCAGCCGCAAGCCGATTCACCTTCTGTCCCAGGCAGAACGCGGCGAAGTCGTCAAGCTGGAACAAATGTGGCTGGACATCGGAGCCAAAGATGGTGACGAAGCCAAATCGAAAGTCCGCATCGGTGACTGCGTGACGCTGGACCTCGCCTACCGCGAATTGCTGGGCGACTTGGTCAGCGGTCCCGGCATGGACAACAAAACTGGAATGTGGACTGTCATCGAAACAGCTCGGCGTTGTGCGACTTCCGACGATGCTTTGCAGTGTGAACTGCACAGTGTCGCGACCGTGCAGGAAGAGATCGGGTTGCGTGGAGCCAAGACCGCGGCCGGGCGTATCCAACCGGACGTGGCCATCGCGGTCGACGTCACGCACGCATCGGATTGCCCAACGATCGACAAACAACAGCAAGGCGATATCAAGATCGGTGGCGGTCCTGTCATCTACCGCGGCCCAAACATCAACGCCAAAGTCGCGAAACGGCTGATGCAATTGGCCGATGACAATGACATCGCGTACCAGCCCGCTGCACTCGGCCGTGCCGCGCCGAACGATTCCAATGTGCTACAGGTTTCTGGTTCGGGCGTTGCCACCGGTTTGGTCGCCATCCCCAACCGCTACATGCACTCAGCGGTCGAAACGATCAGCCTGGGTGACATCGAAGCAATCGCGAAATTGCTGACGCTGTTCGCTCAATCGCTAACGGCAGAATGCGATTTCATTCCCGGTTGAACAAACTGTAGCTCGGTGGTCCCACCAGGGAGATGCTGCAGCAAAGTATTTGCTCGAAGACTATTAGCGGAGCGGCGCGAGCCGCCCGGTGTGTCATCCGAGAGTTCGCGGTCTGCCGTCACCCTTAGAAACCCCGAGCTATCGCCAGACTTTTACTCACGGCGGGGACCGCCGTGCTACAGGTTTTTGGAACCGGTCTAGTTCGGGAATGGCCTCAACCCAAGGAGCATTTCGGCTCTCTCGGACAGCGGTTTGTTCGCCAGACTGCAATCGGTGTGCTCGGACAGATTCTCACAAACAAGCTTGTAGACCGTCTGACGGTCCAAGCTCGTGTCCACTTCAACGCACCGGTTCAACTTCCGAAAATATTCGACGGTCGGCAACGTTTCTGCTTTGAAGGTATCGAACCTCGACTTCAAGCTTTCTAAATTGTCGTCTTGCCGGCCGGTGTATTTTGCTCGAGCCAAGACTCGTTTCTCGAGCACGTCATACGGGCACTCAAAGAACAGCATCTTTGGCAGTTCAGCGTGTCCGCCAAACGCGTCACGCCACGCTTCCAAGTTGGACTCCGATCGCGGGAACCCGTCCAGCAAGAAATTCCGGTTGCCAGTGCGTCGTGTTGTTGCTTCCATTGCTTCTTGGAGCAGCTTCACAACGATTGTGCTGGGGACCAAATTTCCCGCGGCGATGATCTCTTCAATGGTCGCCGCATGAGGCCCATTGGCTTCCCGCTCGGCTCGCAGCAAATCGCCGGTCGACAAGTGGACCCAGCCAAGTTGGGACTCGGCCAATTCACACATCGTCCCTTTGCCGGCGCCGGGACCACCGAGCACGAACACGACATTCGGTTTTGGGCATGGCTGCCGTGGGTCATGATGATGGATCACAACCTCGGGAGCGGGTGCGACGCCCTTCTTGTACACATGCCATGGTCGGTCCGTTGGCGGCAATTCATCTTCACAGGTGATGTCATAAGCGAGGTGCCCATCCAGCCGACAGATCCTCCACGATCGATACGTATTGGAATACGACAGCGCCGGGCTTCTGGCAGATTTTCCGTCCGCACGATCCCAGGCCATCTTGCCATTCCAATACCCAAGACTGGAAACGGTCCCCGACTCAGACTCAGCCGGCGGCGCCGTGGAGGGCACAAAGAGCCCATCCACTTCAGGCAATCCCGCACCGGTCACCTCGATATAGAACGTATTGGGAGTCAACTCGTTTGATTCATTCATGAGGAGCAAAGCATCCCATCTTTGGTGGCCGTGGCAGGAAATGAAAGGCAAGCAAGAGGCGGCTCTTAACCCAGTTTCTCGGTCATCGTTTCGCGAGCTTGCTGGAGAGCTTCGGGCAATTTGCTGGCGTCTTTGCCACCGGCTTGAGCCATGTCAGGACGTCCACCACCGCTGCCGCCGACCACCTTGGCCGCTGCACCGACCCAATCACCTGCTTTCAATCCGCGATCGACCAAATCGCGACTCAGGCCACCGACCAACATGACTTTCTCGTTCATCGCCGAAGCCAACAACACGGCCGTCGGGGCGTCGCTCTTCTTGCGAATCTGATCGATCCAACCACGCATGATGTTTGGATTGGCACCTGGTGTTTCCACGACGATCAACAACGTGTCGCCGACTTTGGTTCCGTCCGCGATCAAGTCATCGGCGGAGATTTTGCCGCCCGCGGTGACTTGTTTGAGCTGTTCGACCAACTTCGAGCGATCCGCCAACAACGAATCCAAACGGCCCAACACATCGGTGATCGCAACGTTCAATCGGCGAGTCAAACCGCGAACTGCCGCTCGCACTGCGTTGTAGTCATCTGTGTCAGTCGCTTCGGCATTGGCTGCCTTGGCATCGAAGACAAACTCGGCGGGGTAGTCGGCCGCTTTGCCGGACGACAACTCTTTCTTCAACCGGCGAACTTCTTCGATCAACGCAACCGTGGCGGCGGAAGCCAGCGAAGCATCGCAGTTCAATTTGCCCGCCACCTCATTCAGCAACGCTTGTGTTTGCTCGCGGTGTTCCTTAGCACGGCCGCCCGTCAGCGCTTCGATTCGGCGTGTTCCCGTGGAAACGCTTTCCTCGACAACGACTTCGAACGAGCCAACCTGATTGGTGTTGGTCAGGTGAGTCCCGCCGCACAATTCGCGACTGAACGTTCCCATCGAAACCATCCGGCATGGGTCGGGATACTTTTCGCCAAACAACATCATCGCACCCGCTTCTCGAGCATCGGCAAGCGACACGGTGTCCCAGCGAATTTCATCGCCGCTGCCAACCATGCTCAGCACATCTTGTTCGATCTTCACCAACGTCTCGTCGTCGATGGCCTTGGGGTTAGTGAAGTCAAAACGCAAGCGATCCGGTTCAACCTTGCTGCCCTGTTGCTCCGCATGGCGACCAACATGGTTGTGCAGTGCGTGGTGCAAAATGTGAGTCGCACTGTGGGCTCGTGCGAGCGCGGTGCGGTTCTCGACATCAACCGTTGCCGTGCAAGTTTCGCCTTCGCTGATCTTGCCGCGAACCAATCGTCCGTGGTGCACAATCAACGAAGCGTGTCGCTGCGTGTCGATGACTTCAAATTCAAAGTGATCGTTTGCGATCACACCGATGTCGCCAACTTGGCCGCCCGATTCGCCATAGAACGGTGAGTGGTCCAGCACCAATCGCAAGATCGCGTCTTCGGGGCGATCGAGGTGACTGAGCAATTGCCCGTCGTCGCCCTTGCCTTTGCCATCGCCGGTAATGATGCCTTTGACGACTGCCGAAGCTTCGGTTTGGTCATAGCCAACAAACGGTGTTTCACGCAAAGCCTCTTTCAGCGTTTCCAAAGGTCCGGTTTGGAACAGAACGCGTTGTCCGCCGTCGCTTTCGTCGGCGTGTTTGTCCATCGCTTCGCGAAAGCCCGACCAATCGAACGTGAAGTTCTGCTCGGCGGCCAGCGTTTGAACCAATTCCGGTGGAACACCATAGGTCGTCAACAAATCCGCAGCGTCGGCACCGGGCACCATCACGGATGATTCGTCGTTCATCTCTTCGAACAAACGGTGAATGCGTTTCATCCCGCCATCGATGGTCGAGAAGAATGCTTTCTCTTCAGACTCAATCGCTTCGCTGACGCGTTGGGTCGTTTGGCCCAGTTCTGGGTAAGCAGCCTTGGACGCATTCGCGACAGCTTCGACCAGCTTGTACAAGAAAGGCTCTCGCAAATTCATTTGGTACCCGTCCAACACCGCGCGGCGAATCAAACGGCGAATGACCGAGCGAGCGTCTTTGGGTCCGGGGTACACGTTTTCATGAACCGCGAAAACGCTGGCTCGCGCGTGGTCAGTGATCCGGCGAAGTCGCCGCCCGTTGTCACTCTCGTATTCGTACTTCACACCGCAGACTTCCGACGCCGCTTCGACAATCGGAAACAGACTGTCGATGTGGAAGTTGGTTGGCACGCCTTGCAAGACACTGGCGGTTCGCTCCAGCCCCATACCGGTGTCGATGTTCTTGCTGGGAAGCGGATGCAAGTTGTCCGGCGGCGTTCCCACACGATTGAACTGGGTGAACACCAAGTTCCAGATTTCGACATCGCTGCCGTCTTCGAGTTGGTAATAGATTTCGCTGCAGGGACCGCAAACTCCGTCGGGCCCTTCGCTCGGAGCGGATGCCGGCCAAAAGTTTTCGTCTTCTTCCATTCGCGAAATGCGTTGGGTCGGCAATCCGATCTTTTCGTGCCAAATCCCAAACGCTTCGTCGTCATCCTTGTAGACCGTGACCGTCAATCGCTCGCCGGGGATGCCCAACCACTTCTTGTCGGTCAAAAATTCCCACGCCCAGTGGATCGCTTCTTCCTTGAAGTAGTCGCCGAACGAAAAATTGCCCAGCATTTCAAAGAACGTGTGGTGAAACGCGGTCCGGCCGACATTGTCGATGTCACCCGTTCGCAAACACTTTTGACAGGTCGTCGCACGAGTGAAGTCCAGTTTGACCTTGCCGAGAAAGTGGTCTTTGAACTGGTTCATCCCCGCGGGGGTGAACAAAACCGAAGGATCCCAAGCCGGAACGAGCACGTCGCTGGGTTGGCGGACGCAACCTTTGGTCTCAAAGAACGCCAGATATTTTTCGCGGAGTTCGTCAGTTTTCATCGGGATGTGCGGGTGGGTTCAACGGGGAAAAGATCGGGGATTGAGCCAAGTGGGCTCGCGGTCCATCGTCGGCATGATATCAGTCGATGCCCGACGGGTGACAGGTGCCGAATTTCGGCCCACAATGCCAGCCCGCACAGTGCCAATCGCCGGGCGGCGGCTTCCGCCTCGGTCCGTCGACGAAAAGCATCTGCCGCGAAACGGCCGACTCAACATCACCACTGGATATCGACTTCATGACAGAGCGTATTGAACGACTTGTGCAATCCATCGCCGATTCGGACCAGCAGATGGACGCGATTTTGATCTGCAGCGAAGTCAACGTGCGATATCTCAGCGGATTCACCGGCGACAGCACTTGGTTGCTGGTCCGTCCCGACGGCAAAGCAACGCTGCTGTCCGATCGCCGCTACGAAACCCAAATTGCCGAAGAATGCCCGAACCTGGAAAGTGCGATTCGGCCGCCCAGCCAGACTTTGGTCGCGTTGCTGGCGGAGTATCTGGGCGATTTGTCGCTGAAAACGATTGGCTTCGAGGCTGATCACGTGCAAGTTTCCACGCTTCGGAAGTGGCAGGAACAGATTGAAACGATGGAGTGGGTCGATACCAGCGGATTGGTCGAAACACTGCGTTCGATCAAAGACGCCGATGAGTTGGCCACGATTCGGCGTGCCATCGCGATTGCCGAGCGAAGCTTCCTCAGCGTCACCAACAAACTGACGCCGCAGATGACCGAACTGCAAATCGCTCACGAACTCGAAGCGACGATGCGAAGTCTGGGAGCGTCCGGAGTCGCCTTCGACGTGATCGCGGGGGCCGAACCCAGCGGTGCCCTGCCCCACTATCACCCTCGCAACATTGCCCTGGCAGATTGCCGAACGCTGCTCATCGATTGGGGGGCTCGCGTCGACGGATACTGCAGCGACTTGACCCGGACACTGCACAAAGCCGAAGTGAGATCAACGACCGCCGATCGATTTGAAGCCGCCTACCAAGCTGTTTTGGAATCACAAGAAGCTGCGATCTCCGCCATTCGCGACGGGGTGGAAGCCATCGAAGTGGACCGAGCGGCTCGCCAGGTTCTGCAAAAAGCGGGGCTGGGCGACGCTTTCAAACACGGGCTCGGACACGGGTTTGGATTGCAAATTCACGAGGATCCACGCATGGGCCCGATGTCGACCGAGGTTCTCCGCGAGGGGATGGTGATTACTGTAGAGCCAGGCGTGTATTTCGAGGGCGAATTTGGAATTCGCATTGAGGACGACATCCTCGTCACAGCGGATGGATTTGAGCGTCTGAGCACCCTTCCGAAGGGTCTCGATGATTGTCGTCTTGTTGTGTAAAACGTGCAAACTTAATCTTCACCCACAAAAGGTTGCTCGGATCCCATCTGGATTCGAGAAACATTGGACTTTGCAGGTATCGGACTTCGTATGAAATCGGAAACACCCGACGACGGGGATGTGTTTGACATCGATCGGATTCGCCAGATCGTCGAGTTGATGGAACAACACGAACTGAACGAAGTGGACCTGCAACAGGGCGACGATCGGATCAAACTGACTCGTGGTGGAACAGCTCCCGCCATGATTCCCGCGCCCGCCGCAGTGGCTCCCGTTGCAGCACCTGCGCCGGCCGCCGCTCCCGCTCCGGCCCCAGCTGGTGGCGACGCCGGCGGTGACACTGCCGGGACGATCACCATCAACTCGCCGATGGTTGGCACGTTCTATTCGAAAGCCAATCCTGAATCGCCGCCGTTTGTCAAAGTCGGTGACGTGGTCAACGACGACACCGTGATTTGCATCGTCGAGGCAATGAAGGTCTTCAACGAGATTCCTGCCGAATGCCGCGGGAAGATTGTCGAGGTGCTGGTCAGCGATCAACAAGCCGTCGATTTCGGTAAACCTTTGTTCCGCGTCCAGGTGGACGGCTGAAGTCTATGTTTGAACGAATTTTGATCGCCAATCGAGGCGAGATTGCGCTGCGTGTGATTCGCGCCTGTCGCGAAATGGGTATCGAGTCGGTCGCCGTTTACAGCGAAGCCGACAAGGACTCCATGCACGTCAAGTTGGCGGACCACGCGTACTGCGTTGGCACCAACCGAAGCGCTGACAGCTACTTGAAAATTGATCGCATCATCGCCACGGCCGAAGTGGCCGGCGTCGACGCGATCCACCCCGGTTATGGCTTCTTGGCAGAGAACGCTCAGTTCAACGAGCAATGCCGCAGCAGCGGGTTCGAATTCATCGGCCCCTCGCCAACCGCGATGGACAAACTGGGCGACAAGAACACCGCTCGTTCGATGGCGATCGCGCAAAACGTCCCCGTCGTTCCCGGCAGTGATGGATTGATCGCGGACTTCGATCGAGCCATCGACACCGCGAAAGAAATCGGCTTTCCCGTGCTGATCAAAGCCACCGCCGGTGGTGGTGGCAAAGGCATGCGGGTCGCCGAGACCGAAGACGTTCTTAAGAGCCAACTCGAAGCGGCTCGCAACGAAGCCATCGCGGCATTCGGCAACGGTGGCGTGTACCTGGAAAAATTCATCCAGCAACCGCGTCACATCGAAGTCCAAGTCATCGCGGACTCGCACGGCAACGTGTGCCACCTGTTCGAACGTGACTGCAGCGTCCAACGGCGCCACCAAAAACTCGTCGAAGAAGCCCCCAGCCCCGACCTGCCGCAAGACCGCCGCGAAGCGATCTGCGATGCCGCCGTGCGAATGATCGCTGGTGCGGATTACGCTGGCGCGGGAACGGTCGAGTTCATTGTCGACAAGGACTACAACTTCTACTTCATCGAAGTCAACGCGCGGATCCAAGTCGAACACCCGGTTTCAGAAATGATCACCGGCGTGGACCTGATCCAAGAACAAATTCGCGTCGCCGCTGGTCTGCCGCTGTCGTTCCGTCAAGAAGAACTGACTTGCACCGGCCACGCGATCGAATGCCGGCTCAATGCGGAAGATCCAACGAAGAACTTCCAACCTTGCCCTGGGCAAATCAAATCGATGTTCGTGCCTGGCGGCATGGGCGTTCGATTCGATTCGCATGTGCAGACCGGTTACGTGGTGCCTCCGTATTACGATTCGATGATCGGCAAACTGATCGTCCATCGCCCGACGCGGGAACAAGCCATCGCGACGATGCTTCGTGCTTTGAAGGAACT from Rhodopirellula bahusiensis harbors:
- the accC gene encoding acetyl-CoA carboxylase biotin carboxylase subunit translates to MFERILIANRGEIALRVIRACREMGIESVAVYSEADKDSMHVKLADHAYCVGTNRSADSYLKIDRIIATAEVAGVDAIHPGYGFLAENAQFNEQCRSSGFEFIGPSPTAMDKLGDKNTARSMAIAQNVPVVPGSDGLIADFDRAIDTAKEIGFPVLIKATAGGGGKGMRVAETEDVLKSQLEAARNEAIAAFGNGGVYLEKFIQQPRHIEVQVIADSHGNVCHLFERDCSVQRRHQKLVEEAPSPDLPQDRREAICDAAVRMIAGADYAGAGTVEFIVDKDYNFYFIEVNARIQVEHPVSEMITGVDLIQEQIRVAAGLPLSFRQEELTCTGHAIECRLNAEDPTKNFQPCPGQIKSMFVPGGMGVRFDSHVQTGYVVPPYYDSMIGKLIVHRPTREQAIATMLRALKELQVEGITTTVGFHNWILRNEAFVNGTVDTKFVDRNYEGQTS
- a CDS encoding M42 family metallopeptidase, yielding MQPLEFFKQSILTPSPSGYEEPIQKLIGQYLKPHSEEVSIDVHGNLTARVGTAGGPKLMLAGHCDQIGMLISHIDDQGFLYAQTIGGWDPQQLIGQSMTVWTDDGPVSAVISRKPIHLLSQAERGEVVKLEQMWLDIGAKDGDEAKSKVRIGDCVTLDLAYRELLGDLVSGPGMDNKTGMWTVIETARRCATSDDALQCELHSVATVQEEIGLRGAKTAAGRIQPDVAIAVDVTHASDCPTIDKQQQGDIKIGGGPVIYRGPNINAKVAKRLMQLADDNDIAYQPAALGRAAPNDSNVLQVSGSGVATGLVAIPNRYMHSAVETISLGDIEAIAKLLTLFAQSLTAECDFIPG
- the accB gene encoding acetyl-CoA carboxylase biotin carboxyl carrier protein yields the protein MKSETPDDGDVFDIDRIRQIVELMEQHELNEVDLQQGDDRIKLTRGGTAPAMIPAPAAVAPVAAPAPAAAPAPAPAGGDAGGDTAGTITINSPMVGTFYSKANPESPPFVKVGDVVNDDTVICIVEAMKVFNEIPAECRGKIVEVLVSDQQAVDFGKPLFRVQVDG
- a CDS encoding nucleoside monophosphate kinase, with the protein product MNESNELTPNTFYIEVTGAGLPEVDGLFVPSTAPPAESESGTVSSLGYWNGKMAWDRADGKSARSPALSYSNTYRSWRICRLDGHLAYDITCEDELPPTDRPWHVYKKGVAPAPEVVIHHHDPRQPCPKPNVVFVLGGPGAGKGTMCELAESQLGWVHLSTGDLLRAEREANGPHAATIEEIIAAGNLVPSTIVVKLLQEAMEATTRRTGNRNFLLDGFPRSESNLEAWRDAFGGHAELPKMLFFECPYDVLEKRVLARAKYTGRQDDNLESLKSRFDTFKAETLPTVEYFRKLNRCVEVDTSLDRQTVYKLVCENLSEHTDCSLANKPLSERAEMLLGLRPFPN
- a CDS encoding GNAT family N-acetyltransferase is translated as MDEVTVRQSTPLDALAIHALMRPFVSQHLLLSRTEAEIIELTRHGYVAMVEPRCIGFAAIEVYSPKLAELQCLAVHPEAQRLGLGRKLVGHCIERARTLGVMEILAISSSEDFLKSCGFDYSLPDQKKALFCQLRPRNFDDN
- a CDS encoding M24 family metallopeptidase, which translates into the protein MTERIERLVQSIADSDQQMDAILICSEVNVRYLSGFTGDSTWLLVRPDGKATLLSDRRYETQIAEECPNLESAIRPPSQTLVALLAEYLGDLSLKTIGFEADHVQVSTLRKWQEQIETMEWVDTSGLVETLRSIKDADELATIRRAIAIAERSFLSVTNKLTPQMTELQIAHELEATMRSLGASGVAFDVIAGAEPSGALPHYHPRNIALADCRTLLIDWGARVDGYCSDLTRTLHKAEVRSTTADRFEAAYQAVLESQEAAISAIRDGVEAIEVDRAARQVLQKAGLGDAFKHGLGHGFGLQIHEDPRMGPMSTEVLREGMVITVEPGVYFEGEFGIRIEDDILVTADGFERLSTLPKGLDDCRLVV
- a CDS encoding transposase, which gives rise to MSGKKNSPVEWAYYDTKCDVLESRRNLPHLDMNGVLTFVTFRLADSMPKQVVQRWHAEIENWLQQNGLDDWSVDQVLQSPAVDPSIKRELRFHKNRRWHGHLDDCHGDCCLRDMTARDVVAKSLRFFDGERYDLERFVIMPNHVHVLLQMQDGFLLRNQLREVLRFSAREINRQLGRRGSLWQSEPFDHIVRSPEQFEYLQGYIDRNPSNARLNESEFTLWTRE
- the alaS gene encoding alanine--tRNA ligase; this encodes MKTDELREKYLAFFETKGCVRQPSDVLVPAWDPSVLFTPAGMNQFKDHFLGKVKLDFTRATTCQKCLRTGDIDNVGRTAFHHTFFEMLGNFSFGDYFKEEAIHWAWEFLTDKKWLGIPGERLTVTVYKDDDEAFGIWHEKIGLPTQRISRMEEDENFWPASAPSEGPDGVCGPCSEIYYQLEDGSDVEIWNLVFTQFNRVGTPPDNLHPLPSKNIDTGMGLERTASVLQGVPTNFHIDSLFPIVEAASEVCGVKYEYESDNGRRLRRITDHARASVFAVHENVYPGPKDARSVIRRLIRRAVLDGYQMNLREPFLYKLVEAVANASKAAYPELGQTTQRVSEAIESEEKAFFSTIDGGMKRIHRLFEEMNDESSVMVPGADAADLLTTYGVPPELVQTLAAEQNFTFDWSGFREAMDKHADESDGGQRVLFQTGPLETLKEALRETPFVGYDQTEASAVVKGIITGDGKGKGDDGQLLSHLDRPEDAILRLVLDHSPFYGESGGQVGDIGVIANDHFEFEVIDTQRHASLIVHHGRLVRGKISEGETCTATVDVENRTALARAHSATHILHHALHNHVGRHAEQQGSKVEPDRLRFDFTNPKAIDDETLVKIEQDVLSMVGSGDEIRWDTVSLADAREAGAMMLFGEKYPDPCRMVSMGTFSRELCGGTHLTNTNQVGSFEVVVEESVSTGTRRIEALTGGRAKEHREQTQALLNEVAGKLNCDASLASAATVALIEEVRRLKKELSSGKAADYPAEFVFDAKAANAEATDTDDYNAVRAAVRGLTRRLNVAITDVLGRLDSLLADRSKLVEQLKQVTAGGKISADDLIADGTKVGDTLLIVVETPGANPNIMRGWIDQIRKKSDAPTAVLLASAMNEKVMLVGGLSRDLVDRGLKAGDWVGAAAKVVGGSGGGRPDMAQAGGKDASKLPEALQQARETMTEKLG